In Chryseobacterium salivictor, the DNA window ATGAGATAATCTTGAATTTTAAAATTGGTTATCGAAAAAAATTTCCAAAAAAGCACCCCTGATGAAACACAATAAGAAACTGTAGTAACTAAACAAGCGCCAAATATCCCCCATTTAGGAATAGCATAAAATGACAAACAAATAGTAATTAAAAATCCTATAACTGATTTAACATTTAATATTCCTAACCGATTGGTTCCCGCAAAATAATACCCTATAATATTGCTTACTGCGATGGCGACAATTCCAGGTGACAGCAATAATATAATCTTTTTGGTTTGATAAAAATCTTTACTGAAAATAACTGTATATACCTTTTCCGGAACCAAAAGCATGATTGCGAGAAAAAACACAGTTACAAATAACGTAATTTTCAGAGACGACTTTGTTTTTGTAATGGAATCCTGTTCATTTTTACTGTTAATTACGTCTGCATATAAAATAACTGCGAGACTTCTACTAAGGGTCCATATCGCTTCGGAAAACGCTACTCCAATAGAGAACACTCCAACGGTAGCGATTCCTTGGAAATATTCTAAAAAATAGAATGAAAGCCGGTAGTTTAAAAATTGAATAAACGCACTTAATTGTGTTTTCCAACCATAACTGAACATTGCTACAATTATTACAATAGAAAATGTAAAATTTGAAAGTTTAGATTTACTTAATATTTGAAAGCTGCTCAAAAAAAACAATATCGTATAACAGAAAATCTGGGCAATAAAGTAAGTTGCAACATCTTCAAAACCTACAACATAGATCAAAACTATAAGAAATAAAAAATGGACCAACTGTTGTAAAATCGTATATAAATTAAAGCGACGGATATCTTTTCTGCCAATAAATAAATTGATATTGGCCGAGAGCAGCGAAAACAATATTGATATAGGTATTAAGTACAAAAGATAGTCATCCTGCCGAAAAACTAAAGAAAAGGTCAATGGCACGACAACTCCTACAATGATTGACCAAAGATAGGCGTAGAGTAAAACCTGCTCCGTTTTAAATTTCGAGGAAAAATAAGAAATACTGCTGCCCGAAAACACGCTGCTGAAAAAGCCTACAATTGCCGCATTGGCAATAAGAATTGCAATTACACCTTTTCCCTCGGTTCCCCACATGTTCGTGGAAAAAATAACCAAACCAAAACTTAATACTAAAATTAAAAATCGGGAAATAAAGGTTTGAACGATTGTAAGTTGTTTCATCTTAATCCTTATGAATAAAAAGCGTTACGAAATCCGTAAAAGAACGTCGAATAATTTCCCAATTATATTTCCCTTCATATTCTTTTCGCGCAGCCACGGCGTGTTTATCATATAAATCCGTATTCTCGATATACTGAATGATATAATCTGCAATTAAATTTGAATTTTCCGGATTGACTAAATACCCGAATTTAGAAACATTTACAAATTCTCTCGTCGCTTTGAGATCAGTGTAAATGACAGGTTTACCGGCAGCGGCGTAATAGAAAATCTTTATCGGTAAACAGTGATTATTTTCAATATTGCTGGTTCGTAAGTCAAAACAAATATCTGCTTCCGAAAATGATTCTGTAAACTTTGCA includes these proteins:
- a CDS encoding MATE family efflux transporter, which encodes MKQLTIVQTFISRFLILVLSFGLVIFSTNMWGTEGKGVIAILIANAAIVGFFSSVFSGSSISYFSSKFKTEQVLLYAYLWSIIVGVVVPLTFSLVFRQDDYLLYLIPISILFSLLSANINLFIGRKDIRRFNLYTILQQLVHFLFLIVLIYVVGFEDVATYFIAQIFCYTILFFLSSFQILSKSKLSNFTFSIVIIVAMFSYGWKTQLSAFIQFLNYRLSFYFLEYFQGIATVGVFSIGVAFSEAIWTLSRSLAVILYADVINSKNEQDSITKTKSSLKITLFVTVFFLAIMLLVPEKVYTVIFSKDFYQTKKIILLLSPGIVAIAVSNIIGYYFAGTNRLGILNVKSVIGFLITICLSFYAIPKWGIFGACLVTTVSYCVSSGVLFWKFFSITNFKIQDYLISKSDLNLYLRKIVRKLS